The following DNA comes from Hymenobacter sp. J193.
GAGTGTCTTCCCATTTCTCGCTCTCGGCAATGGCCAGGGCCTTCCACTTCATCAGTTGGGCCGCGTCAGTGGATTTGCTAATCAGGTCCTCGGCCTTCTGGCGGCGCTCCGGCGTGAAAGCCGGGTGGTTCAGCACGCGCCGTAGGTTGCTGCGGGCTGACTGTACCATCAGCATCAGGCCAGCATTGGAAAGCGTGGCAACGGAGGCGGGAGTGGGGGCGGTCAGCATAGAAAGAAGGCTAAAGGGTGAGCAGCTTTGCTATACTTGTTAAACGTAAATCATACCTAAATATATGTACTTTGTACATTTATTTATGCGTTTTTTATCGGCAAGTTTTTGCGGAACGGGCACGAAAAAAGCCGCCCGGTTGGGGGCGGCTTTCTTACCTGAAGTAACTAGCGCAGCTGCTCGGATTTCATTAGAACAACGGTGCCGACTACTACATCAATCGGGCTGTACTGCTCGGGCGGGTAGGTATCAAACCAAGCGGCCGTAGCCAGCATATTGAGCGCGGCCCCGCTGTATTTGCCGTTGTCGTCGATTACCAGAATATAGCCGGCAAGCGGGCCGTGCTGGAAATAGTGAATGTCCAGCGTATCAGCGCCGATAAGGGGCCGTAGCTGGTCGAACTTGAAGTTTTTGCCTTTGGTCGGGCGTATCCCGGTCAGGCTCCCGTCCAGTCTCAGCACCGTGGCAGTGCCCTCGGCCGGCACCATTGCGGAACGCTGGGCCAACAGGTACTCGCCTAGCTCCCGGACGGTAGAAAACACGCGTTCGGTGCCCTCGATGCGGAACGGGCCTAAGTAGCAAGCCGGCGTCGTCACCACCTGGCCGCGGGCGGTTACGCCGACCATCGTTGCCAACAAGGCCGCGCCGCGCTGGGTGACTTGCAGAAACACGGTAGCGGGGAGCTTCTTCCACCATGCGGCCACGGTCAGGGCGGCACCGGCACCGCTGTAGAACATCTGCACATTGGACAGATTGAAAAGGTGCGGGCCAACCAGAACGATAGGGTGCGCAGCGGGCTGGGGAACGGGGGTAATTTCCATATCAGAAAGGGTTTTAGGTACGTTTCCTACTTATTTATTAAACGTAAATCATACATAAATAGATGCACTTTGTACATTTATAATAACGCATTTTACATCTACTTTTCCCCACTGCCCCTGCTGGAATGGGCAAAAAAGAGCGCAACAACCGGGAAGGCTGCTGCGCTCGGTGGCTTGATGGCGGCGGGGCTACTCGTGTAGTATGCACGCCACGCGCTCAGTCATCGCGTAGGGGTGCTGGTAGTGATTGGAACCCCGGCAACGGGCAAGCCCTGCTCGGTGCGGATGCTGCGGCGGGGGCCGCTGGGCACCCTGGGCTCGAACCAATCCCGGTAGGCCGTGGTCAGCCGGTCAGCGACGACGGCCAGCCGTTCCGGGCCGCGCTGCCCGGCGTCGGCCGGGGTACGCTTAATCCAGATGTGGCAACTGCCGCACCCTATTTGGTAAGCGTCACCCATCAGTTCCCGGATTGCGCCGGCTAGGTCGCGCAAATCATTCTGGTGGCTGTGGGCCTGCACATAGCGGCGCGCCTGCTCCAGCAACTGCTTTTCGGCCTTATTGCGGGGTTGCTGCTCAATGACTAAATATGCCTGCTGCGCAGCGTAAGTCCGGGGGGTGGGGTCGAATTTCTCGGCTTGGCTCATCGGGGTACTGGTTAGGGATGAAGTAGCGGCCGGGCTAGTCAGGCGCGGCCGGCGGCCTAGCGCTGCGGGGCGCTGGCTAATGTGCGCGAGAGGTGCAGGACGTGGGCGTTGTGGAAGGCCTCGGCAAACACGCCGCGCCGGAAGTCGCCGGCCAGCTGGCCGACGTCAGCAAATTCGTAGCGCAGGCCCGTATCACCCAGCGGCACCAAGTATAGGTCAGCCTCCTCGGCATTAAAGCCGCCCACGTTGCGCCCGTCGCTCAGCAGCAGCGAAACGCCGGGCCGGTGGTCGGGTCCGTCAACGAACGTATAGGTTTCATAAATCAGCCCTACCGCCTTCTCAAAGGGGTAATACACGGCCTCGCCTACGGCTAAATCCTTATATTCTGGCATGGGTAGGTAGCATAAGATGGAAAGGAGAAGGGAATCATACGAGAAGCAAGGCGTACTGGCCTCCCTGCTCCTCGCGGGTCATGCGCAGGCCCTCGCGGGCTATTGCCCGGGTCGCCCGAACCAGCTTTAGCAGCGCCTCGTACGCCTCGGGCGTGTCTATTTCCATCATCAGGCGCTCGGCTACCTCCTCGGTCAGCACCTCGCTGTTAATGCCTTTGCCAAGCTGCTGCATCATTACCTCCACATCGGCGATGGCGGCTATTATCCGGTTGCGGTACTGGTTCCAGTTGGGGTGCTGAATGGTGGGGGCTTCGCTGGCTTTCATCAGGAAAGAGACTAGAATTAGAGCTAGGGCTAGAGTTATGGCTAGAGCTAGGAGCTTTAGGGTAGCAGCGGCTTTGCTGCTACCCCGGCCCTGAGAGCTAAGCGGCGGCTAGCCAGCTCAACTCCGCGGCGGCGTACTCGCGGCCGATGGCATCAAGCTCGGGCGCTGCCTCGCTCGTGGCGGCCACCATCACCGCGCCGGGCGCCGGCTGCTGCAACTGCTCGGCGGGCTGCTCCTGAACCTGCGGCTCGTCCGGCTCGGTGGTGTGACCCAGAATCAGCTCGGCGGCTTTCTGGGCCTTGCTGGCGGCTTTGATGACTAGCTGCTTATCATTTTTCAGCCGCTCCAACCAACTTTGGATATAGGCCACGGCGTTTTCCTCGGTCTGCTCGGTGGCAATGCCGGCGGCGGCACTCAGGAACGAAGCACCCATTTCGGCGGTCAACTCCTCGCGGGCATAGCTCAGGCTTTGCTTGCCTTCGCCGGCGGTCAGGTCGGCGCGGTCAAGGCGGGCCTTGTGGCCGGTGCTGTGGGTCAACTCGTGGAAAAGCGTTTGGTAGTAGCCTTCTGACGTGGTGAACGTCTCCGGCTTGGGCATATTCACAAAGTCCAGCGAAGGAGAGTAATAGGCGCGCTGGTGCAGGTGCTGAATGGCGGGCTTACCGTCCCACGCCTCCACAATACCTTCGGCTACCTCGCTGGGGGTGAATTCGCGCTTCTCCACTTTGGGCAAATCGAACGCAATGCCTTCGATATCCTCCACCGAAAACACGGTGTAATACTTTAGAAAGGGCATTTTTTCCTCTTTGCCGGTTTGCTTGTTCTCGCGGGTGGAAACGTTGTAATACACCACCTGATGGCCTTTGGCCCCCTTGCGGACATTACCGCCCATTTCGAGGGCCTGCTTGAACGTCATGAAAAACGGCAGGGCACCGCTGAAATGCAGCAAAAACAGGTTGATACCACTATAAACGCGGCCGGTGGCGTAGTTGCGGGGCAAGCCGTAAACCGCGTTCCACGGCTTGCGCCACGGAATAATGCCGCCTTCGAGGGCCGAAATGATGCGGTCGGTTACAATCTGGTAAACGTCGGGGCGGGTGGTGGTGGTCTTGCTGGTGGCTTTCTTGGCGGCGGCTTTCGTGGTCTTTTTCATGATAAGCGGTTGCTGTTGTGTGTGTTGCTATATACTTATTAAACGCAAATCATGCCTTTATTGTTGCATTATTTACATTTATTAACGCGCATTTTACATAGATTTATTCCGCTTTTTTTCCCCACTGCCCCAATCGTTGCTCCTTTGTTGAGTCGGTAATGGAATAAGGACCGATGCTTATTCATCTGCCTCTTGTTGTCGGTCCTGACGCAACGCTTTCAATAAGTTTAGCCCTCTGCTGCTGTCGCTGCATCTTATTTTGGTGTTGTAGCACGTATGAACAGCTACTTATACCTTGTTCATGATGGTTGTCAAATCACTTGTCCGTCCATTGGTGCGGCCTTTTGCTGAGTTTTTTCGCCGCGAAGCTGCTAGCGGCATTGTCCTGATGATAAGTGCCATACTGGCGCTGGTGCTGGCCAATACCGATTGGGGGCCGGCCCGCTACTTCCCCGCCATCTGGGACCAGCACCTGCGCCTGGCCGTGAACGGCTACGCCCTCGACCACACGGTAGTGGAATGGATAAACGACGGGCTGATGACCGTGTTTTTCCTCATCGTGGGCCTGGAAATCAAGCGAGAAGTGCTTGACGGCGAGCTGTCCTCACCGCGCCAGGCCGCGCTGCCTATCGCCGGGGCCCTCGGCGGCATGCTTATGCCCGCACTGCTGTTTACCGTCTTCAATCACGGCACACCCACTGCCGGGGGCTGGGGCATTCCCATGGCCACCGACATTGCCTTTGCGCTGGCCGTGCTGCAGTTGCTGGGCCCACGGGTGCCGCTTGGCCTGAAAGTATTTCTGACCGCGCTGGCCATCGTCGATGACCTGGGCGCGGTGCT
Coding sequences within:
- a CDS encoding DUF3846 domain-containing protein, with product MEITPVPQPAAHPIVLVGPHLFNLSNVQMFYSGAGAALTVAAWWKKLPATVFLQVTQRGAALLATMVGVTARGQVVTTPACYLGPFRIEGTERVFSTVRELGEYLLAQRSAMVPAEGTATVLRLDGSLTGIRPTKGKNFKFDQLRPLIGADTLDIHYFQHGPLAGYILVIDDNGKYSGAALNMLATAAWFDTYPPEQYSPIDVVVGTVVLMKSEQLR
- a CDS encoding ArdC family protein — its product is MKKTTKAAAKKATSKTTTTRPDVYQIVTDRIISALEGGIIPWRKPWNAVYGLPRNYATGRVYSGINLFLLHFSGALPFFMTFKQALEMGGNVRKGAKGHQVVYYNVSTRENKQTGKEEKMPFLKYYTVFSVEDIEGIAFDLPKVEKREFTPSEVAEGIVEAWDGKPAIQHLHQRAYYSPSLDFVNMPKPETFTTSEGYYQTLFHELTHSTGHKARLDRADLTAGEGKQSLSYAREELTAEMGASFLSAAAGIATEQTEENAVAYIQSWLERLKNDKQLVIKAASKAQKAAELILGHTTEPDEPQVQEQPAEQLQQPAPGAVMVAATSEAAPELDAIGREYAAAELSWLAAA